The Solibacillus sp. FSL R7-0668 genome includes the window TTGGAACATTTAGAAACTCTATGGAACACGGTACTTGCCCAAGCTGAACAAAAAATTTCAAAACCGAGCTTCGATACGTGGCTAAAATCGACAAAATTACTTGCGCATAGCGGCACAAATGTAACGATTTCAGCACCTAACTCCTTTGCCCGTGATTGGCTTGAACAATACTATATTCATATGATTACAGGAATTTTAAACGAGTTAACTGGAGAAGATTTGGTCATTAAATTTGTCGTTCAGAAAGATCAAATCGCAGATGATTTCGAATTACCTCCACCAATTACACAAGCAAAATCAAATGATCATTCAGACAATGCACCAGGTATGCTTAACCCAAAATACACATTTGACACATTCGTAATTGGTTCAGGAAACCGCTTCGCACATGCTGCGAGCTTAGCAGTTGCAGAAGCACCAGCAAAAGCATATAACCCCTTCTTCATCTATGGGGGCGTTGGATTAGGAAAGACACACTTAATGCACGCAATTGGTCACTATGTGAAAGAACATAACCCAAATGCCAATGTCGTGTATCTGTCATCTGAAAAATTCACAAATGAGTTCATCAACTCCATTCGTGACAATAAAGCCATCGATTTCCGCAATAAATACCGAAATGTCGATGTTTTATTAATTGATGACATTCAATTTTTAGCAGGGAAAGAATCAACGCAAGAGGAATTTTTCCATACATTTAATACATTGCATGAAGAATCAAAGCAAATTGTCATTTCAAGTGACCGTCCGCCTAAGGAAATCCCTACATTAGAGGATCGTTTACGTTCACGCTTTGAATGGGGCTTAATTACAGATATCGCACCGCCTGATTTAGAAACACGTATTGCCATTCTACGCAAAAAGGCAAAGGCAGATGGCTTAGATATCCCTAATGAGGTCATGTTGTATATCGCAAATCAGGTGGATACGAACATTCGTGAATTAGAAGGGGCATTAATTCGTGTCGTTGCATACTCATCTTTAGTAAATCAAGATATATCTCCAGAGCTTGCTGCTGAAGCATTAAAAGATATTATGCCTAACTCCAAACCGCGCATGATTTCGATTTTAGATATTCAAACGGCAACTGGAGAGCATTTTAATATTCGTTTAGAGGATTTTTCTGCAAAACGTCGAACAAAGTCCATTGCCTTCCCACGTCAAGTGGCTATGTTCTTATCACGTGAGCTGACAGACTTCTCCTTACCTAAAATTGGTGAGGAATTTGGTGGTCGCGATCATACAACGGTTATCCATGCGCATGAAAAAATTTCTTCGTTACTTAAAACAGATCAACAATTACAGCAAGATATTAAACAAATTCGCAGTATGCTAGGTAAATAATGCTGTGTATAAGATACTTAGTTTTTCACAGGACTATTCACAACTTATCAACATGTGAATAATCCCGTGTTATAGCTCCAAACGATAGTTACCCACAAATCCACAGCCCCTATTACTATATCTATTTATATCTTTTAATAAATAATTAATTATATAAGAGAGGTAAAACAATGAAATTTGATATTTTACGTGATCGTTTATTAGATGGTTTAAACGATGTCATGAAAGCAGTAAGTTCAAAAACAACGATTCCCATTTTAACTGGAATTAAGATTGATGTAACAAACGAAGGAATCAGTTTAACAGGTAGTGATGCAGATATTACGATTCAAACATTCATTCCTGCAGAAGAAGATGGTCAACAAATCATTAATATTACACAAACCGGCTCTATCGTTTTACAAGCCCGTATGTTCAATGAAATTATTCGTAAATTACCAACAAACGAAGTAGAAATCGAAGTTACAAATGGCTTTGCAACAATTATTCGCTCTGGTAAATCTGAATTTAATTTAATTGGCTTAGATTCAACTGAATATCCACAGCTTCCTGAAGTAGCTGCAGATAAGCAATTCGCGATTCCTGCGGACCTTTTAAAATCAATTATTCGTGAAACAGTATTTGCAGTTGCTACTTCAGAAAGTCGCCCCGTGTTGACAGGTGTCAACTGGAAAGTAGAAGGCGATGAATTAATATGCGTTGCAACGGATAGTCACCGTCTTGCTCGACGCAAAGTAAATCTTGAAAATTTACCAACAGATGTGACTTCAGTTGTTATTCCAGGGAAAAGTTTAACTGAATTAAGCAAAATTTTAGATGATACAAATAATCCAGTTCAAATCGTATTAACGAACCAACAAGTATTATTTAAAACAGATGATGTCTTATTCTTCTCACGCTTATTAGAAGGAAATTATCCGGATACATCTCGTTTAATTCCAGATGATTTCAAAACAACAATTACGATTAACGGTAAATTTTTATTACAAGCAATCGATCGTGCTTCACTTTTAGCACGTGAAGACCGTAATAATGTCGTTCGTTTTGAAACATTAGAAAATCAAACAATTGAAATTTCATCGAATTCTCCTGAAATCGGGAAAGTAGAAGAACAAATTCAAGTAGAAAATCTTGAAGGGGAAACATTGAAGATTTCATTCAGCGCGAAATATATGATGGAGGCATTAAAGGCAATCGATGGTCAAGATGTTGTCATTGAGTTTACCGGAGCTATGCGACCATTCATCTTACGCTCTGCTCTAGACGATGCCATTTTACAATTAATTTTACCTGTACGTACTTACTAATCTTTAGTTAAAATTTAAAACTGCTGCGCTACAAAGCATTTTTTTCGCGCAATGTATACCTTATGCAATCATTTTTTGCTAAAGGAGATGTCCCAGAAATTAATCTCGGACATCTCCTTTTTTACTTATGAGCAATCTTTAGGTATGATAGAATGATAAGACTTTCTTTAAGTGGAGGATGGATTACGTTGAATGAATTAGTAATTGATACAGAATTTATTACGCTTGGTCAAGCTTTAAAAATGACAGATGCCATTAGTTCTGGTGGGATGGCCAAGTGGTTTTTAAGTGAACATGAAGTATTTGTGAATGGTGAAGTGGAAGATCGCCGAGGGAAAAAATTACGTCATGGTGATGTTGTTAACATTCCAGGGGTTGGTCGATTTAAGATTGTTGATGCATTTATTGCAAATGGAGAAATGTAATACATGAATATCGAGCGCTTACAGCTAACGAATTACCGTAATTATGAGTCGCTTACTTTAGATTTTTCAAACAAAATTAATGTTTTTATAGGGGAAAATGCCCAAGGAAAAACAAATGTTATGGAATCGAT containing:
- the dnaA gene encoding chromosomal replication initiator protein DnaA, yielding MEHLETLWNTVLAQAEQKISKPSFDTWLKSTKLLAHSGTNVTISAPNSFARDWLEQYYIHMITGILNELTGEDLVIKFVVQKDQIADDFELPPPITQAKSNDHSDNAPGMLNPKYTFDTFVIGSGNRFAHAASLAVAEAPAKAYNPFFIYGGVGLGKTHLMHAIGHYVKEHNPNANVVYLSSEKFTNEFINSIRDNKAIDFRNKYRNVDVLLIDDIQFLAGKESTQEEFFHTFNTLHEESKQIVISSDRPPKEIPTLEDRLRSRFEWGLITDIAPPDLETRIAILRKKAKADGLDIPNEVMLYIANQVDTNIRELEGALIRVVAYSSLVNQDISPELAAEALKDIMPNSKPRMISILDIQTATGEHFNIRLEDFSAKRRTKSIAFPRQVAMFLSRELTDFSLPKIGEEFGGRDHTTVIHAHEKISSLLKTDQQLQQDIKQIRSMLGK
- the dnaN gene encoding DNA polymerase III subunit beta; translated protein: MKFDILRDRLLDGLNDVMKAVSSKTTIPILTGIKIDVTNEGISLTGSDADITIQTFIPAEEDGQQIINITQTGSIVLQARMFNEIIRKLPTNEVEIEVTNGFATIIRSGKSEFNLIGLDSTEYPQLPEVAADKQFAIPADLLKSIIRETVFAVATSESRPVLTGVNWKVEGDELICVATDSHRLARRKVNLENLPTDVTSVVIPGKSLTELSKILDDTNNPVQIVLTNQQVLFKTDDVLFFSRLLEGNYPDTSRLIPDDFKTTITINGKFLLQAIDRASLLAREDRNNVVRFETLENQTIEISSNSPEIGKVEEQIQVENLEGETLKISFSAKYMMEALKAIDGQDVVIEFTGAMRPFILRSALDDAILQLILPVRTY
- the yaaA gene encoding S4 domain-containing protein YaaA, whose amino-acid sequence is MNELVIDTEFITLGQALKMTDAISSGGMAKWFLSEHEVFVNGEVEDRRGKKLRHGDVVNIPGVGRFKIVDAFIANGEM